Proteins co-encoded in one Apodemus sylvaticus chromosome 6, mApoSyl1.1, whole genome shotgun sequence genomic window:
- the Fkbp1b gene encoding peptidyl-prolyl cis-trans isomerase FKBP1B isoform X1 has product MGVEIETISPGDGRTFPKKGQICVVHYTGMLQNGKKFDSSRDRNKPFKFRIGKQEVIKGFEEGAAQMSLGQRAKLTCTPDVAYGATGHPGVIPPNATLIFDVELLSLE; this is encoded by the exons ATGGGCGTGGAGATCGAGACCATTTCCCCAGGAGACG GAAGGACATTCCCTAAGAAGGGTCAAATATGCGTGGTGCACTACACAG GAATGCtccaaaatggaaagaaattcgATTCatccagagacagaaacaaacctTTCAAGTTCCGAATCGGCAAACAGGAAGTCATCAAAGGCTTTGAAGAAGGCGCTGCCCAG ATGAGCTTGGGGCAGAGGGCGAAGCTGACCTGCACCCCTGATGTGGCCTATGGAGCGACCGGCCACCCCGGTGTCATCCCTCCCAATGCCACCCTCATCTTTGACGTGGAACTGCTCAGCTTAgagtga
- the Fkbp1b gene encoding peptidyl-prolyl cis-trans isomerase FKBP1B isoform X2: MGVEIETISPGDGRTFPKKGQICVVHYTGMLQNGKKFDSSRDRNKPFKFRIGKQEVIKGFEEGAAQLGPLSPLPICPHPC, encoded by the exons ATGGGCGTGGAGATCGAGACCATTTCCCCAGGAGACG GAAGGACATTCCCTAAGAAGGGTCAAATATGCGTGGTGCACTACACAG GAATGCtccaaaatggaaagaaattcgATTCatccagagacagaaacaaacctTTCAAGTTCCGAATCGGCAAACAGGAAGTCATCAAAGGCTTTGAAGAAGGCGCTGCCCAG ctgggtcctctttctcctctccccatctGCCCCCATCCCTGCTAG